A window of the Henckelia pumila isolate YLH828 chromosome 3, ASM3356847v2, whole genome shotgun sequence genome harbors these coding sequences:
- the LOC140888734 gene encoding uncharacterized protein At4g38062-like, which produces MDEVCKELDEAKAEIERLREQSRVKVEVADSLKRAHIDQISKAKDASSKLDRLAQELSEKEEELLIAKRRNEELESQLTDKGSIIKNLTSSHDKLRVDTKGDVRKREQENEMLGLALDDANAKNIDQERQIRSLKDEIESVKSVLDGSQKKRSELADKCSVSGDQVRDFKDEFFELEEKNRKFEDQLKWKKEQFGHLEEAHQKLRNEFRMREKEWEKEKDALLDDISLLQLNLDSEIRISKDFQSRLEMCNQALAHAESKNKLLEIQLLESRASFENVCCEYKEAKSELERLTDQTGQDMANMRSTLRTKEVLYNEMEYQFKKVEQEKQELMVCLKEIQEDQIREAGRFSSSSKLQNKLRSLEQVHRECSENLRAKESEWHIKTEKITAELILCKSELKDKDLALNEVKMELEACDSLILNLELMNQETSLMLLVLRSEFFEAQLRLADIQAYADHKNKCIEDDISGLVEKLEAKEAALKRVCSKLEEEREEVAVFSERVQVLERLQVPLQNELDKLEKTLKESSTCQQSSEQKVLQLQGDLTEIRDALDRTNEELNDKLFEANKLEFEMKIWRSIAEQLEANLKQNYELRRELEASLLAHTEVEVNLKQEKESLGHLLAEKDEEIDHLQQQLAESTKVEETADCSFQNVEIYQKDHDHEKQTLHQLVEERDQRIYNLQQLVASLEHEFESSTTSFSSRLSYMQEEMNIFHDWWEKIKTAEVLKEMEIQEKDLMIMELENDLIDVGNKIQKSELALERTRFEVMSSENKDLLDTMGWLFDRIKNQTLEDNHLMDNLGKMVQRMDMENPDMRLTGDDSKENVNINRFSCSFFLTKKAEGVERRSPLRAFNN; this is translated from the exons ATGGATGAGGTTTGTAAAGAGCTAGACGAGGCTAAAGCTGAGATCGAAAGGCTTAGGGAACAATCTCGAGTTAAAGTAGAAGTAGCTGACAGTTTAAAAAGAGCTCACATTGACCAGATAAGCAAGGCTAAGGATGCAAGTTCCAAGTTGGATCGACTAGCTCAGGAGTTAAGTGAAAAGGAGGAAGAACTTTTAATTGCAAAGCGAAGAAATGAAGAGCTCGAGTCTCAGTTGACAGATAAAGGGTCCATTATCAAGAATCTCACTTCTTCACACGATAAACTTCGAGTTGATACGAAGGGGGATGTTCGGAAGCGTGAACAAGAGAATGAGATGCTGGGATTGGCTCTGGATGATGCAAATGCCAAGAATATTGACCAAGAACGACAAATTCGTTCTCTTAAAGACGAGATTGAGAGTGTAAAGAGCGTTCTAGATGGTTCACAAAAGAAGCGTTCAGAATTGGCCGATAAA TGTTCGGTATCAGGGGATCAGGTCAGAGATTTTAAAGATGAGTTTTTTGAATTGGAGGAGAAAAATAGGAAGTTCGAAGATCAGCTAAAATGGAAGAAAGAGCAATTTGGTCATTTAGAAGAAGCTCATCAGAAGCTTCGTAATGAGTTTAGAATGAGAGAAAAGGAGTGGGAAAAGGAGAAAGATGCGCTTCTTGATGAcatctctttattacaattgaACCTGGACTCTGAAATTAGAATTTCGAAAGATTTTCAGAGTCGGCTTGAAATGTGTAATCAGGCTCTGGCTCATGCAGAAAGTAAGAACAAGCTTTTGGAGATTCAACTATTAGAATCCAGGGCAAGTTTTGAGAATGTTTGTTGTGAATACAAGGAAGCCAAATCAGAACTCGAGCGTTTGACTGATCAAACTGGCCAAGATATGGCAAATATGAGGAGCACGTTGAGAACAAAGGAGGTGCTTTACAACGAGATGGAATACCAGTTCAAGAAAGTGGAGCAAGAGAAGCAAGAGTTGATGGTTTGCCTTAAAGAAATCCAAGAAGATCAAATTCGTGAGGCGGGAAGATTTTCTTCCTCTTCTAAGCTTCAAAACAAGCTCAGATCCTTGGAACAGGTTCACAGGGAGTGTTCAGAAAATCTTAGAGCCAAAGAATCTGAGTGGCATATCAAAACAGAGAAGATAACGGCAGAGCTAATACTCTGTAAATCAGAGTTGAAAGACAAGGACTTGGCGTTGAATGAGGTTAAAATGGAACTTGAAGCTTGTGATTCTCTGATTTTGAACTTGGAGTTGATGAATCAAGAGACTTCTCTGATGCTATTGGTTTTGAGATCAGAATTTTTCGAGGCCCAACTGAGGCTTGCTGATATTCAAGCTTATGCTGATCATAAAAACAAGTGCATCGAGGACGACATAAGTGGTCTAGTCGAAAAATTGGAAGCAAAGGAGGCGGCTCTCAAGCGGGTTTGTAGCAAACTCGAGGAGGAACGTGAGGAAGTGGCAGTTTTTTCAGAAAGGGTTCAAGTTCTTGAAAGGCTGCAAGTTCCTCTTCAGAATGAGCTCGATAAGCTCGAAAAAACCCTCAAAGAATCATCAACCTGCCAACAAAGTTCAGAGCAAAAAGTGTTGCAATTACAAGGTGACTTGACCGAGATTCGTGATGCTCTGGATAGGACAAATGAAGAGCTGAATGACAAACTTTTTGAGGCAAATAAActtgaatttgaaatgaagaTATGGAGATCGATCGCCGAGCAGTTGGAAGCAAACCTCAAACAAAACTATGAACTACGTAGAGAATTGGAAGCTTCTCTGCTCGCACATACTGAGGTAGAGGTTAACCTTaaacaagaaaaagaaagcCTTGGCCATCTACTTGCTGAGAAAGATGAAGAAATAGACCATCTTCAGCAACAACTCGCTGAGAGCACAAAGGTTGAAGAGACAGCAGATTGTTCATTTCAAAACGTGGAGATATATCAGAAAGA CCACGATCACGAAAAACAAACCCTTCACCAGCTTGTAGAAGAGAGAGACCAGAGAATATACAATCTGCAGCAGCTTGTTGCATCGTTGGAACACGAGTTTGAAAGCTCAACCACGTCTTTTTCATCTAGGCTGTCGTATATGCAAGAAGAGATGAACATATTCCACGACTGGTGGGAGAAGATAAAGACAGCTGAGGTTCTAAAGGAGATGGAGATTCAAGAGAAGGATCTGATGATCATGGAACTTGAAAATGATTTGATCGACGTCggaaataaaatacaaaaaagCGAGCTCGCACTGGAAAGAACACGATTCGAAGTCATGTCATCAGAGAACAAAGATTTGTTGGATACAATGGGGTGGTTGTTTGATAGAATCAAGAATCAAACTTTAGAAGATAACCATTTAATGGATAATCTGGGAAAGATGGTTCAGAGAATGGACATGGAAAATCCGGATATGAGATTAACTGGTGATGATTCCAAAGAGAACGTCAATATTAATCGTTTCTCCTGCTCGTTCTTTTTGACGAAGAAAGCTGAAGGTGTTGAAAGAAGATCACCCTTGAGAGCTTTTAACAATTAA
- the LOC140890766 gene encoding mechanosensitive ion channel protein 2, chloroplastic-like codes for MSAAGLTQLFPEYGIWGNHGAGKRLRLFNRRDLKTRGQFCLLDSHLSSVSRIHCNWSPNIPKRVLKRVYNFPCKYRTIKCQCSLNPGPSLDATFVKSVVVNLARSFKSWQGSSVAVNLASAVGIVIFTIWGLRPVVRISRNIFLNKNDSSWKKSTTYHATTSYIQPLLLWVGAIFICRTLDPMVLPTEAGQLVKQRLLNFVRSLSTVLAFAYCLSSVIQQAQKFMETNDAVDTRNMGFQFAGKAMYTAVWVAAISLFMELLGFSTQKWLTAGGLGTVLLTLAGREIFTNFLSSAMIHATRPFVVNEWIKTKIEGYEVSGTVEHVGWWSPTIVRGEDREAIHIPNHKFTVNVVRNFSQKTHWRIKNHLAISHLDVNKISNIVADMRKVLAKNPQVEQQKLHRRVFLDNINPENQALMILVSCFVKTSHHEEYLCVKEAIFLDLLRVIRHHRARLATPIRTVQKVYTDADLDNVPYADSTFNRGAPAPPAGPLLLIEPSYKINGDDKTKPPQARTIKINGEEDNKDTGRSTPDSKMDAQGESTLNADSKSRETVLPDSKENESLKEDVKPAIKVGQIAKADAKENSKVLEKSLSDQKFNIVNASKSTSKTDIKAAEVSSSDGSSSRGLTQNTSNKKHLPSVGQEDTSASMPKPSGGKRLDDVSSPSQLKQDTRQQVTPPINKPSMEENIVLGVALEGSKRTLPIEEDMVPQQNPVDVKELAALRAGNGPAVTEKENTDIKRSKNSGSSTLNQHDLQD; via the exons ATGTCTGCTGCCGGTTTGACGCAATTATTCCCTGAATATGGAATTTGGGGAAATCATGGTGCCGGCAAACGATTACGG CTTTTCAATCGGCGGGATTTGAAAACAAGAGGCCAATTCTGCTTATTGGACTCTCACCTGTCGTCGGTTTCACGG ATACATTGTAATTGGAGCCCGAATATTCCCAAGAGAGTTCTTAAACGGGTTTACAACTTCCCATGTAAATATCGGACAATCAAGTGCCAATGTTCTCTAAATCCAGGCCCATCGTTGGACGCAACCTTTGTAAAGAGTGTTGTGGTAAATTTAGCACG GTCATTTAAGAGCTGGCAAGGAAGTTCTGTCGCAGTCAATTTAGCTTCAGCAGTTGGTATTGTTATTTTCACAATTTGGGGACTTCGGCCAGTTGTGCGTATAAGTAGGAACATATTTTTGAAT AAAAACGACAGTAGTTGGAAAAAAAGTACCACATACCATGCTACAACCTCGTATATTCAACCTTTGCTTTTATGGGTCGGAGCCATCTTCATATGCAG AACTTTGGATCCAATGGTTCTTCCTACGGAAGCTGGTCAACTTGTGAAGCAAAGGCTCCTAAATTTTGTCAGATCATTATCCACAGTGCTGGCATTTGCCTACTGCTTGTCAAG CGTAATTCAGCAAGCACAAAAATTCATGGAGACAAATGACGCAGTTGATACTAGAAAT ATGGGCTTCCAATTTGCTGGAAAAGCCATGTACACAGCTGTGTGGGTTGCAGCTATATCGTTATTCATGGAGTTATTAGGTTTCTCAACCCAAAAATGGCTTACTGCTGGAGGACTAGGGACAGTTTTGCTGACGCTTGCTGGGCGGGAG ATTTTCACGAATTTCCTTTCAAGTGCAATGATTCATGCAACCCGACCATTTGTTGTGAATGAATGGATTAAAACTAAGATCGAAGGATATGAAGTTTCTGGGACAGTTGAG CATGTGGGATGGTGGTCGCCGACGATTGTGAGAGGCGAAGACCGTGAGGCCATTCACATTCCAAACCACAAGTTTACTGTCAATGTTGTGAGAAATTTCAGTCAAAAAACTCATTGGCGTATTAAAAACCACCTGGCCATCAGTCATTTAGATGTCAACAAAATTAGT AATATTGTAGCTGACATGCGCAAGGTCCTCGCAAAGAATCCTCAAGTCGAACAGCAAAAGTTGCACAGAAGAGTATTTTTGGACAATATTAATCCGGAAAACCAGGCCTTAATG ATCTTGGTGTCCTGCTTTGTGAAGACTTCACATCACGAAGAATATCTGTGTGTCAAG GAAGCAATTTTTCTAGATCTTCTCAGAGTCATAAGGCACCATCGAGCTCGACTAGCCACTCCCATCCGCACAGTTCAAAAAGTATACACTGATGCAGACTTGGATAATGTACCATATGCTGATTCTACATTTAACCGGGGAGCTCCAGCCCCTCCAGCCGGCCcattgcttttgattgaacccTCCTACAAAATCAATGGGGATGATAAGACCAAACCTCCTCAAGCTCGAACAATAAAGATAAATGGGGAGGAAGACAACAAGGATACAGGAAGGTCGACACCTGATAGTAAGATGGATGCTCAAGGGGAATCAACTTTGAATGCGGATTCCAAGTCACGAGAAACCGTCTTGCCTGACTCCAAGGAAAACGAGTCTCTGAAAGAGGATGTGAAACCTGCCATCAAGGTTGGACAAATAGCAAAAGCAGATGCCAAGGAGAATTCCAAGGTTTTAGAAAAATCTCTCTCTGATCAAAAGTTCAATATTGTCAATGCTTCAAAGTCTACCTCCAAGACTGATATCAAGGCTGCAGAAGTGTCAAGTTCTGATGGCAGCAGTTCACGTGGTTTGACTCAGAACACATCTAACAAGAAGCATCTCCCAAGTGTTGGGCAAGAGGATACGTCGGCTTCCATGCCAAAGCCATCAGGAGGTAAAAGACTTGATGATGTATCATCTCCTTCACAGTTAAAACAAGATACCAGACAACAAGTTACACCACCTATTAACAAACCTTCTATGGAAGAGAATATTGTTCTTGGTGTTGCATTAGAAGGGTCGAAACGAACCCTCCCCATTGAAGAAGACATGGTTCCTCAACAAAATCCTGTTGATGTGAAGGAATTGGCTGCACTTCGTGCTGGTAATGGTCCTGCAGTCACTGAAAAGGAGAATACTGATATTAAGCGGTCAAAAAACTCAGGATCATCAACCCTCAATCAGCATGACTTGCAAGATTAG
- the LOC140890767 gene encoding O-fucosyltransferase 39-like, translated as MRQHIRSLSHSNRGGAMAAALVLLLPLLFPSLFTPFSHALPSALSEWNTPKPMHARLLKSALRRETSDEQQADLWMPLPGQQWKTCAQHGFTSTKLPEKSQGYVQVFLDGGLNQQRMGICDAVAVAKILNATLIVPYLEVNPVWQDSSTFMDIFDVDHFIDTLKDDISIVRELPDEYFWSTREYYATAIRATRVKTASVHASANWYLENVLPLLQSYGIAAIAPFSHRLDFDNMPADIQRLRCKVNFQALVFVPHIRALGDALVSCLRYPRGPSEATGTNYIREFTNPKYKQEAGKFVVLHLRFDKDMAAHSACDFGGGKAEKLALAKYRQVIWQGRVLNSQFTDEELRSQGRCPLTPEEIGLLLAALGFDNSTRLYLASHKVYGGEARISTLRSLFPLMEDKKSLTSSEERAQIKGKASLLAAVDYYVGMHSDIFISASPGNMHNAMVGHRTYHNMKTIRPNMALLGQLFLNKSLTWPEFQEAVTEGHISRQGQLRLRKAEQSIYTYPAPDCMCKA; from the exons ATGAGGCAGCATATTCGTTCTCTTAGTCATAGCAACAGAGGAGGAGCCATGGCTGCTGCTCTTGTTCTTCTTTTGCCCCTTTTGTTTCCAAGTCTTTTCACTCCATTCAGCCATGCTTTGCCCTCTGCTCTCTCG GAGTGGAATACCCCAAAACCTATGCACGCTCGCTTACTCAAGAGTGCTCTGCGTCGCGAAACT tCAGATGAACAACAAGCTGACCTGTGGATGCCTTTGCCCGGCCAACAATGGAAAACCTGTGCTCAGCATGGCTTCACCTCCA CAAAATTGCCTGAGAAATCTCAAGGATATGTTCAAGTATTTCTTGATGGAGGACTAAACCAGCAGAGAATGGGT ATTTGTGATGCAGTTGCGGTTGCCAAAATTTTGAATGCTACTCTTATAGTTCCTTATCTTGAAGTAAATCCTGTCTGGCAAGATTCAAG TACTTTCATGGATATTTTCGACGTGGATCATTTTATCGATACATTGAAAGATGACATATCTATAGTCAGAGAGTTGCCCGATGAATATTTTTGGAGCACAAGGGAGTATTATGCTACAGCTATTAGAGCTACAAGAGTAAAAACAGCATCTGTTCATGCTTCTGCAAACTGGTATCTAGAGAATGTTTTGCCTCTCTTGCAAAG TTATGGAATCGCTGCAATTGCGCCATTTTCTCACCGTTTAGATTTTGACAACATGCCTGCTGACATTCAACGACTACGATGCAAAGTCAACTTCCAGGCTTTAGTTTTTGTACCTCACATCAGAGCTCTTGGAGATGCACTTGTTAGTTGCCTCAGATACCCTCGTGGCCCCAGTGAAGCTACTGGCACCAACTATATTAGGGAGTTCACCAATCCCAAGTACAAGCAAGAAGCTGGAAAGTTTGTTGTCCTCCACCTTCGTTTCGACAAG GATATGGCTGCtcattcggcttgtgattttggTGGAGGTAAGGCCGAAAAATTGGCCCTGGCCAAGTATCGACAAGTTATTTGGCAAGGAAGGGTATTAAATTCTCAGTTTACTGATGAAGAGTTGAGGAGTCAAGGCCGGTGCCCATTAACTCCTGAAGAAATTGGATTGCTTTTGGCAGCCCTTGGATTTGATAACTCCACTCGTTTGTATCTTGCTTCGCACAAG GTGTATGGTGGGGAAGCCAGGATCTCGACTTTGCGGAGTTTATTTCCTCTAATGGAAGACAAGAAGTCCCTCACTTCTTCCGAAGAAAGAGctcaaataaaaggaaaagctTCTTTATTGGCGGCTGTTGATTACTATGTCGGTATGCACAGTGATATATTCATTTCCGCTTCGCCGGGAAATATGCACAATGCTATG GTTGGTCATCGAACTTACCATAATATGAAGACTATAAGGCCTAACATGGCGTTGTTAGGGCAGCTTTTCTTGAACAAAAGCTTGACTTGGCCAGAATTCCAGGAGGCTGTCACCGAAGGGCACATATCGAGGCAAGGGCAACTCAGACTACGCAAAGCAGAACAATCTATATACACGTATCCGGCTCCCGACTGTATGTGCAAAGCTTGA